A part of Gramella sp. MAR_2010_147 genomic DNA contains:
- a CDS encoding class I SAM-dependent methyltransferase: MFAENQDIRNVNSDAEIVKCIQTGTYGQMPAQIIEFFNSLPKTNFYDYLRTLAVPFLFNAFERNLMGDKNPVISFKEDLFKLKKLTSNIIESGPLEELMSQIMIDDKIPEFPEEIKVHTGIHYGKLFQEFDHYSFFDEAKDLLETRLKINDIHIPELRKMKVLDQGSGGGRYTAAWKLLGAKSAVGLDYSEIGIQDARARVKMANIDNIEFDLGSVLDMPYEDEKYDFVFSNGVLHHTENWKQGISEQLRVLKPGGYGWLYLIEDPGGLFWDQIELLRAIMKKVNKSFAQQVMKSLNIPPNRVFYMLDHVMVPINTRLAKEDIESQLVLNGATSIHRLNRGVKFDRVEYIYKNIPYSSEKFGIGENRYFFKKK, encoded by the coding sequence ATGTTTGCAGAGAATCAAGATATTCGAAATGTTAATTCTGATGCGGAAATTGTAAAGTGCATTCAAACTGGCACCTACGGCCAAATGCCAGCTCAAATAATTGAATTCTTTAACAGCTTACCAAAAACGAACTTTTATGATTATTTAAGAACACTAGCTGTACCATTTTTATTTAATGCCTTTGAGAGAAACTTAATGGGGGATAAAAATCCAGTAATTTCTTTTAAAGAAGATTTGTTTAAGCTTAAAAAACTTACTTCTAATATAATAGAGTCTGGACCATTAGAAGAATTAATGTCTCAGATTATGATAGATGATAAAATTCCGGAATTCCCCGAAGAAATTAAGGTCCATACAGGAATTCATTATGGAAAATTATTTCAGGAATTTGATCACTATAGCTTTTTTGACGAAGCCAAAGATCTTTTGGAAACAAGGTTAAAAATAAATGACATACATATTCCGGAACTTAGAAAAATGAAAGTATTAGATCAGGGTTCTGGAGGGGGTAGATATACAGCTGCGTGGAAATTGTTAGGAGCAAAGAGTGCAGTTGGATTGGATTACTCTGAAATTGGAATACAGGATGCAAGGGCCAGAGTTAAAATGGCTAATATTGATAATATTGAGTTTGACTTGGGATCGGTATTAGATATGCCTTATGAAGATGAAAAATATGATTTTGTTTTTAGTAATGGTGTATTACACCATACAGAAAATTGGAAACAAGGTATTTCTGAACAACTTCGTGTATTAAAACCTGGTGGATATGGATGGCTGTATCTAATTGAGGATCCTGGAGGTTTGTTTTGGGATCAAATTGAGCTACTTAGAGCTATCATGAAAAAAGTAAATAAATCCTTTGCTCAACAAGTAATGAAATCTTTAAATATTCCGCCTAATAGGGTTTTTTATATGTTGGATCATGTAATGGTCCCTATAAATACACGTTTGGCAAAGGAGGATATTGAAAGTCAATTGGTATTAAATGGAGCAACTTCTATTCATAGACTTAATAGAGGTGTCAAATTTGACCGGGTAGAGTATATTTATAAAAATATTCCTTATTCAAGCGAAAAATTTGGAATAGGGGAGAATAGGTATTTTTTTAAAAAAAAATAA
- the neuC gene encoding UDP-N-acetylglucosamine 2-epimerase: MKKRRKICVVVTARPSYSRIKSALTAIEAHLSLELQLVIAGSALLDRYGNAADFIEKDGFKAATKVFMVLEGENPTTMAKTTGIGVMELTNVFYNLQPDAVVTIADRFETIATSIAAAYQNIPLVHIQGGEVTGSIDEKVRHANTKLADLHLVSSDDARDRVIKLGEEPRKVINTGCPSIDLVKQIENELELNFDPLQKYGGVGENIDWKKGYQIVMQHPVTTEFKSSRIHIEETLRAVHKSGLPTFWFWPNVDAGSDGTSNGIRAYRELNDPGNIHFFKNMEPLDFLRLLKFSKLLIGNSSVGIREASSLGLPVINIGNRQNRRLRAENVTDLPYSEMEILNGIQELYRRPLYTPSAIYGEGYSGKIIANILATTELSSSKTITY; this comes from the coding sequence ATGAAAAAGCGAAGAAAAATCTGTGTAGTTGTAACTGCCCGACCGTCTTATAGTCGTATTAAGTCCGCTCTTACTGCTATCGAAGCTCATCTATCTTTGGAACTTCAGCTGGTAATAGCCGGTTCGGCATTATTGGATAGATATGGAAACGCCGCAGATTTCATCGAGAAAGACGGTTTTAAAGCTGCTACAAAGGTCTTTATGGTCCTGGAGGGAGAAAACCCTACTACTATGGCTAAAACCACGGGGATTGGAGTAATGGAACTAACAAATGTGTTTTATAACCTGCAACCTGATGCAGTTGTAACCATAGCCGACAGGTTTGAGACTATTGCTACCTCCATTGCCGCGGCCTATCAGAATATCCCCCTGGTGCATATTCAGGGAGGGGAGGTGACCGGGAGTATAGATGAAAAGGTTAGACATGCTAATACGAAACTGGCTGATCTACACCTGGTATCCAGTGACGATGCCAGAGATCGGGTAATTAAATTAGGAGAAGAACCACGAAAAGTGATTAATACGGGATGTCCTTCAATTGATCTAGTTAAACAGATTGAAAACGAATTAGAACTAAATTTTGATCCTCTTCAGAAATATGGAGGTGTAGGTGAAAATATTGACTGGAAAAAAGGTTATCAAATTGTAATGCAACACCCCGTTACAACGGAATTTAAAAGTTCGAGAATACATATAGAAGAAACTCTAAGGGCTGTACATAAAAGCGGTTTGCCCACATTCTGGTTTTGGCCAAATGTTGATGCAGGATCTGATGGAACTTCTAATGGAATACGTGCTTATCGGGAGCTTAATGATCCAGGAAACATTCATTTTTTTAAGAATATGGAACCTCTGGATTTTTTACGTTTACTTAAATTTTCGAAACTTCTTATTGGTAATTCTAGCGTTGGAATTAGAGAAGCCAGTTCCCTGGGTTTACCGGTAATCAATATTGGTAACCGACAGAATAGAAGATTGCGGGCCGAAAATGTTACAGACTTACCATATTCTGAAATGGAAATTTTAAATGGAATACAGGAATTATATCGGCGGCCTTTATATACACCATCAGCGATCTATGGTGAAGGGTATTCCGGTAAAATCATTGCCAATATTTTAGCAACGACGGAACTCAGCTCATCGAAAACAATCACTTACTAA
- a CDS encoding N-acetylneuraminate synthase family protein: MFIIAEVGQAHEGSLGMALSYIDALAETGVDAVKFQVHIAEAESSIYEPFRIKFSEQDKTRFDYWKRMQFTPEEWKILKDRCAEKKVEFLASPFSNKAVDLLEELGVERYKIGSGEVNNFLLLEKIANTGKPVILSSGMSSFSELDSTVEFLKERKVPYSILQCTTAYPTQPEQYGLNVIPELRERYKVEVGYSDHSAKKETCIAATTLGAEILEFHAVFSRKSFGPDATSSLEIDEITELVSSVRNISKALMNPVDKSDNREYEKLKSIFEKSLAVNKNLRKGHILKFEDMEAKKPKDKGIDAKEFREVMGKKLKNNLNKWDFLKEKDILNE, from the coding sequence ATGTTTATAATCGCTGAAGTAGGTCAGGCCCATGAGGGAAGTCTTGGAATGGCTCTTTCTTATATTGATGCGCTCGCAGAAACTGGGGTGGACGCTGTGAAATTCCAAGTACATATTGCAGAAGCAGAGAGTAGCATTTATGAGCCTTTCAGGATCAAGTTTTCTGAGCAGGATAAAACAAGATTCGATTACTGGAAAAGAATGCAGTTTACTCCCGAAGAATGGAAAATTCTGAAAGATAGGTGTGCAGAAAAAAAAGTTGAATTTTTAGCTTCTCCTTTTAGCAATAAAGCAGTAGATCTCCTGGAAGAATTAGGAGTAGAACGATATAAGATAGGTTCTGGTGAGGTTAACAATTTCTTACTCCTGGAAAAAATTGCAAACACCGGGAAACCGGTAATTCTATCTTCCGGAATGAGTTCTTTTTCTGAACTGGATTCGACTGTTGAATTTTTAAAGGAAAGAAAGGTACCTTACAGTATCTTGCAATGCACTACCGCATATCCTACACAGCCCGAGCAATATGGATTGAATGTGATACCAGAACTAAGGGAGCGATATAAAGTTGAGGTAGGTTATTCAGATCATTCCGCAAAAAAAGAGACCTGTATAGCTGCTACAACTCTTGGCGCTGAAATTCTTGAATTTCATGCAGTATTCAGTAGAAAAAGTTTTGGTCCTGATGCAACTTCCTCTTTAGAAATTGATGAGATTACAGAATTGGTTAGCTCAGTAAGAAATATTTCAAAAGCCTTAATGAATCCGGTAGATAAATCGGATAATAGAGAATATGAAAAATTAAAATCTATTTTTGAGAAATCTTTGGCAGTAAATAAAAATTTAAGGAAAGGGCATATACTTAAATTTGAAGATATGGAGGCTAAAAAGCCAAAAGATAAAGGGATAGATGCCAAAGAATTTAGAGAAGTAATGGGGAAGAAACTTAAGAATAACCTTAATAAATGGGATTTTTTAAAGGAGAAAGATATTTTGAATGAATAA
- a CDS encoding glycosyltransferase family A protein: MLSILYPYRNRDSKRIKRSFDSLLEQTNKNFEVFFIDYGSTPDLAVDIKRLCQNYPFISYQFYPTQYQPWNKSRALNSVIKNLKTDFCFVADVDVIFHPEFVETAYNLTKTGQTTYFQVGYLSSSESRKTKAFSEYSDYRLSTNEATGLSLFPVAQLKELNGFDEFYHFWGAEDTDMHIRLKNAGYGVKFYDEELLLLHQWHPSYQSRERTGSTSELKLSGILPLNHQHLKNAMKNGITKINNDSWGENLSKEEFDELEEAALFKEVTNEKRQVEDVLFGQLPGFKTGIIKIRIVTDPFEDTLKYKTKRLLGKKVPEYYTLTEVNDKVLLHLISFYRDIPYSVKVNHDNYEIEVAIKFS; the protein is encoded by the coding sequence ATGCTTTCAATATTATATCCATATCGTAATAGGGACTCAAAAAGGATAAAAAGATCTTTCGATTCACTCTTAGAACAAACCAATAAGAACTTTGAAGTTTTCTTTATTGATTATGGATCTACTCCTGATCTGGCTGTAGATATAAAAAGATTGTGCCAAAACTATCCTTTTATTAGCTACCAGTTTTATCCCACTCAATACCAGCCCTGGAATAAAAGCAGGGCTCTCAATTCGGTGATCAAAAATTTAAAAACGGACTTTTGTTTTGTTGCAGATGTGGATGTTATTTTTCATCCCGAATTTGTGGAAACGGCTTATAATTTGACGAAAACAGGACAGACCACTTATTTTCAGGTAGGTTATTTAAGTTCATCAGAAAGCCGGAAGACCAAAGCATTTAGTGAATATTCAGATTACAGGTTAAGTACAAACGAAGCAACAGGGTTAAGTCTTTTTCCTGTTGCTCAGTTAAAGGAATTAAATGGGTTTGACGAATTTTATCATTTCTGGGGAGCTGAAGATACCGATATGCACATAAGATTGAAAAATGCGGGTTACGGGGTTAAATTTTATGATGAAGAACTCTTATTATTACATCAATGGCATCCTTCTTACCAAAGCCGCGAGAGAACAGGATCAACTTCCGAACTTAAGCTTTCAGGAATACTTCCCCTGAATCATCAGCATCTTAAAAATGCTATGAAAAATGGAATAACAAAGATTAATAATGATTCTTGGGGTGAAAATCTAAGCAAAGAAGAATTTGATGAACTGGAAGAGGCCGCATTATTCAAGGAAGTTACTAATGAGAAACGACAGGTAGAAGATGTCTTATTCGGACAATTACCTGGTTTTAAAACGGGAATTATAAAGATAAGGATTGTTACAGATCCTTTTGAGGACACTTTAAAATATAAGACCAAAAGACTTTTAGGTAAAAAAGTGCCTGAATATTATACTTTAACAGAGGTAAACGATAAGGTATTGTTGCATCTAATTTCATTTTATCGCGATATACCATATTCCGTAAAGGTAAATCATGACAATTACGAAATAGAAGTTGCTATAAAATTTTCTTAG
- a CDS encoding glycosyltransferase, which translates to MRILMVSMFSIHFFRWAEQLRDTDHEVYWIDVFDSNTYVKSLDFVEQTVGWRNRWNYPGRYLLKSKAPVLNKFLNKLNQRDLKSILEEKIKEIKPDIVHSFVLQSAAFSILPVMRNFPNIKWVYSAWGNDLFYRQNFDRDLKNIKETLLEIDYMFADCSRDYLLAKDFGFKGKYLGTYPTGGGYNLEEYDKFISSFKEKQGIIIKGYQGKLGRCNRVLEGLIRIKSELKEYRITVYGANKEVFEFARKSGLLEWDNFDVKYNLTQTEVLKLMGSAKISIGNSISDGLPNTLLESIIMNSFPIQSDPGGATSELIGHEKNGFLINDPENYNEIRELIVRAINDPAFIKKAIEHNTERIKPFLDRDYIKNEVQKQYRSIEKQLIG; encoded by the coding sequence ATGAGAATACTAATGGTATCCATGTTTTCAATTCATTTTTTCAGATGGGCAGAACAATTAAGAGATACCGATCATGAGGTTTATTGGATAGATGTATTTGATTCTAATACCTACGTGAAAAGTTTAGATTTTGTAGAACAAACTGTGGGCTGGCGCAATAGATGGAATTATCCGGGAAGGTATTTGTTGAAATCTAAGGCTCCTGTTCTAAATAAATTTCTAAATAAACTTAATCAAAGGGATCTAAAATCTATTCTGGAAGAAAAAATTAAAGAAATTAAACCAGACATTGTTCATTCTTTCGTACTACAGTCTGCTGCCTTCTCTATTTTGCCGGTAATGCGAAATTTTCCAAATATTAAATGGGTCTATTCGGCATGGGGAAATGATTTGTTTTACAGGCAAAACTTCGATAGGGATTTGAAGAATATAAAAGAAACCCTACTCGAAATTGATTATATGTTTGCCGATTGTTCTCGAGATTATTTATTGGCTAAGGATTTTGGATTTAAGGGTAAATATTTAGGCACTTATCCTACAGGTGGTGGGTATAATTTAGAAGAATATGATAAATTTATCTCTAGCTTTAAAGAAAAGCAAGGTATAATCATAAAGGGATATCAAGGTAAATTGGGCAGGTGTAATAGGGTGCTCGAAGGCTTAATTAGAATTAAATCTGAATTAAAGGAATACAGGATCACGGTTTATGGTGCAAATAAAGAAGTTTTTGAATTTGCCAGAAAAAGTGGATTGTTGGAGTGGGATAATTTTGACGTAAAGTATAACCTTACTCAAACAGAAGTTTTAAAACTAATGGGCAGTGCAAAAATTTCAATTGGGAATAGTATTTCAGATGGTCTGCCTAATACACTACTTGAGTCGATAATTATGAATTCGTTTCCTATTCAGTCAGATCCGGGGGGCGCCACCTCCGAATTAATAGGTCATGAGAAAAATGGATTTTTGATTAATGACCCTGAAAATTATAACGAAATTAGAGAATTAATAGTAAGAGCAATTAATGACCCGGCGTTTATAAAAAAGGCTATTGAGCATAATACCGAGCGAATTAAACCCTTTTTAGATAGGGATTATATTAAAAATGAGGTGCAAAAGCAGTATAGGTCCATAGAAAAACAGCTGATAGGTTAA
- a CDS encoding glycosyltransferase family 10, with protein sequence MINIFKIGHLPYTPFDENFSKDDLLYLNKKGIKITKNKNKADIFVAGNHRSLKKFILKNPGRKNYLIWAQEPRFSTTSSSIYYPFLIFPKVNVMNIYTGDVFGNNVTYQEKRFLNKPQLDLLNKDFELSNRKVAALMSYYNGGKTSKLIVGGSNIDLIKKRSDIAHHLLSENMIDIYGQGWPKGISIEDSRFTDRHTRKKDILKNYNFNLCFENTVYPKYITEKIWESIENNCLPIYYGGPKSSIYEIFPRKSFIDYSEIENPEKLLDFIKNMSTEDFINRLNKCINVYNSFTEKPEKFWKETHKKMLDNIVKKCNDILAS encoded by the coding sequence ATGATCAACATATTTAAAATTGGCCATTTACCCTATACGCCCTTTGATGAAAATTTTTCTAAGGACGACCTTTTGTATTTGAATAAAAAAGGAATAAAAATAACGAAGAATAAAAATAAGGCAGATATTTTTGTTGCCGGAAATCATCGAAGTCTTAAAAAGTTTATTTTAAAAAATCCCGGGAGGAAAAATTATCTTATTTGGGCTCAGGAACCCAGATTTTCAACCACCAGTTCCTCTATTTACTACCCTTTTTTAATTTTCCCTAAAGTAAATGTAATGAACATCTATACCGGCGATGTTTTTGGAAATAATGTAACTTATCAGGAAAAGAGATTTCTTAATAAACCTCAACTTGATCTTCTAAATAAAGACTTCGAACTTTCAAATAGAAAAGTAGCAGCATTAATGTCTTATTATAATGGAGGAAAAACAAGTAAATTGATAGTCGGCGGAAGTAATATAGATCTTATTAAAAAAAGGTCCGATATTGCTCACCACTTATTATCTGAAAATATGATAGATATTTATGGTCAGGGCTGGCCTAAAGGTATATCTATAGAAGATTCAAGGTTTACTGACAGGCATACTAGAAAGAAGGATATTTTAAAGAACTATAACTTTAATCTCTGCTTTGAAAATACGGTTTATCCTAAATATATCACAGAAAAAATTTGGGAAAGCATTGAAAACAACTGTCTTCCTATCTATTATGGCGGACCAAAAAGCTCGATCTATGAGATTTTCCCCAGGAAAAGTTTTATAGATTATTCAGAAATTGAAAATCCAGAGAAATTACTCGATTTTATTAAAAATATGAGTACTGAAGATTTCATTAATAGATTAAATAAGTGTATAAATGTTTACAATTCCTTTACAGAAAAACCTGAAAAATTTTGGAAAGAAACTCATAAGAAAATGCTCGATAACATCGTTAAAAAATGCAATGATATCCTTGCATCATAA
- a CDS encoding UDP-glycosyltransferase encodes MKNKKPAKILIVVESIDVENSSGSKANVALIRNLHNVGYELKVYHYSRKEIQIGDIECINIKERRRNLTFLISRIERYTRKYLGLNSNKYIENQFGFSFTLFNDRNSIISELRRDNFNADLVLSLSQGGSFRPHHALLKMPEFHEKWIAYIHDPYPMHIFPPPYTYSEPGWEQKIKFVNKVFNTAKYIAFPSKLLLEWMHDHYNFDMEKAVVIPHQLNKSTNKPIDYPSFFQPSNFNLIHAGNLLWGRDPKGLIQGFQKFLKIYPEAKTHARLIFIGGKNHYSDYLKKVSSITKEIEISQDYMAFDQVNTLQKQAFVNIILEAKAEVSPFLPGKFPHCIHANRPILLLGPSKSECRRLLGDDYFYWSEIDDIEKVFLTIESLYIKWKKNDLCELNRTDLDYYLSKNHLSEILDSIREKP; translated from the coding sequence ATGAAAAATAAAAAACCAGCAAAAATTTTAATCGTTGTAGAATCCATAGATGTGGAAAATAGTAGTGGGTCTAAGGCTAATGTTGCCTTGATCCGAAATTTACATAATGTGGGTTATGAGTTGAAAGTATATCATTATTCCAGGAAAGAAATTCAAATAGGGGATATTGAATGTATTAACATTAAAGAGCGCAGAAGGAACTTAACTTTTTTGATCAGCAGAATAGAAAGGTATACTCGTAAATATTTAGGTTTAAATTCAAATAAATATATTGAAAACCAATTCGGTTTTTCTTTTACTCTTTTTAATGATCGCAATAGTATTATTTCAGAATTAAGAAGGGATAACTTTAATGCTGATCTGGTTCTTAGCCTTAGTCAGGGAGGAAGTTTTAGGCCACATCACGCCCTTCTTAAAATGCCAGAATTTCATGAAAAATGGATAGCATACATACATGATCCTTATCCAATGCATATATTTCCACCTCCTTATACTTATAGTGAGCCGGGATGGGAACAAAAAATAAAATTCGTAAATAAAGTATTTAATACCGCCAAATATATTGCCTTTCCCAGTAAGCTGCTACTAGAGTGGATGCATGATCATTATAATTTCGATATGGAAAAGGCTGTGGTTATTCCACACCAGTTAAATAAATCTACTAACAAACCAATTGACTATCCCTCTTTCTTTCAGCCATCGAATTTCAATTTAATTCATGCTGGAAATTTGTTGTGGGGAAGAGATCCTAAAGGTTTAATTCAAGGTTTTCAAAAGTTTTTAAAGATCTATCCAGAAGCTAAAACTCACGCGCGATTGATTTTTATTGGCGGTAAAAATCACTATTCCGACTACCTAAAGAAGGTTTCCTCAATTACTAAGGAGATAGAAATAAGTCAAGATTATATGGCTTTTGATCAGGTGAATACATTGCAAAAACAAGCTTTTGTAAATATAATTCTCGAAGCAAAGGCTGAGGTGAGTCCATTTTTGCCTGGGAAATTTCCACACTGCATACATGCCAATAGGCCTATATTATTACTTGGTCCATCTAAAAGTGAATGCAGAAGATTACTGGGTGATGATTATTTTTACTGGTCTGAGATTGATGATATAGAGAAAGTGTTTCTAACTATTGAAAGCTTATATATTAAATGGAAGAAAAATGATTTATGCGAACTAAATAGGACAGACTTAGATTATTATTTATCAAAAAATCATCTTAGTGAAATTTTAGATTCAATACGTGAAAAACCTTAG
- the wecB gene encoding UDP-N-acetylglucosamine 2-epimerase (non-hydrolyzing), with protein sequence MKTLICFGTRPEAIKMAPVIHELKKRSISHKICITAQHREMLDGVLRFFEIKPDYDLDLMTKNQNLNLLSSSILKEFNTILQKEKPHVILVQGDTTTALMASIASFHSGIPVGHIEAGLRTYNLQAPYPEEANRQLIGRLANFHFAPTLSSRQNLLKEGVPDDRIVLTGNTIVDALNFGKSRLDSIAKNSVTREIRKKLDPDKKTVLVTGHRRENFGDGFEEICNALKKIVSTKKIQIVFPVHLNPNVQNAVLKNLAEVDGIHLIDPVDYPVLLWLLSISDLIISDSGGIQEEAPSFNKPIIVTREVSERMEGVDAGIAFLTGASENKITEKVFYLLNNDWTGLDENPYGDGHASARIAEFLIMMNEK encoded by the coding sequence TTGAAAACTTTAATTTGTTTTGGTACACGTCCAGAGGCAATTAAGATGGCTCCGGTGATACATGAGCTGAAGAAGCGAAGTATTTCACATAAAATATGTATAACAGCCCAGCATCGCGAAATGCTGGATGGTGTGCTCCGTTTTTTTGAAATTAAGCCAGATTATGATCTGGATCTGATGACTAAAAATCAGAATCTAAATCTTCTTAGCTCTTCTATTTTAAAGGAGTTCAATACAATACTTCAGAAAGAAAAGCCTCATGTTATTCTGGTTCAGGGTGATACCACCACAGCATTAATGGCTTCTATAGCATCTTTTCATAGCGGTATTCCCGTAGGACATATTGAAGCTGGATTGAGAACTTATAATTTGCAGGCTCCTTATCCCGAAGAGGCCAATCGCCAGTTAATTGGTAGATTGGCTAACTTTCATTTTGCTCCTACCTTAAGTTCAAGACAAAATTTATTAAAGGAAGGTGTGCCGGACGATAGAATAGTTTTGACCGGGAATACTATTGTTGATGCCTTAAATTTTGGAAAGTCTAGATTAGATAGTATTGCTAAAAATAGTGTGACACGGGAAATCAGGAAAAAATTAGATCCTGATAAAAAGACAGTTCTGGTAACTGGTCATAGAAGAGAAAATTTTGGTGACGGCTTCGAGGAGATATGCAATGCCCTGAAAAAAATAGTTTCAACAAAAAAAATACAAATAGTTTTTCCGGTTCATTTGAACCCAAATGTTCAAAATGCAGTATTAAAAAATCTCGCAGAAGTAGACGGTATTCATTTAATAGATCCTGTAGATTATCCAGTTTTATTATGGTTGCTGAGTATTTCTGATCTGATTATTTCCGATTCTGGAGGTATCCAGGAGGAAGCACCAAGTTTTAATAAACCAATAATTGTTACCCGTGAAGTTTCAGAACGCATGGAAGGTGTAGATGCTGGAATTGCATTTTTAACTGGAGCATCAGAAAATAAAATAACGGAAAAAGTTTTTTATTTATTGAACAATGACTGGACGGGACTTGATGAAAATCCATATGGTGACGGACATGCCTCTGCAAGAATAGCTGAGTTTTTAATAATGATGAATGAAAAATAA
- a CDS encoding glycosyltransferase family 2 protein — MIRNIPEVTIIMATYNRAHFILETLKSIQKQSFQNWNCLIIDDGGSDNTFDVIEPILNADTRLKYQQRPKNYNKGLPGCRNYGLDIATGEYILFFDDDDIAHPELLAISHSELSKGEFDFSRFKRETFQGEFFYNFDNNANITREYLGVEKIEKVVLNEIPFNSCQILWNRRCFENKRFKEDLMYAEEWELYSRILSDNSKGVLINKILMYGRKHANSNTGEYMSGNQIRIQSHIEAYILVFKNLVTKDLITQNLLKHFLQMSFYFRSTRMIKLVLKKSNYSSTRKQLYRAGFYFYPLIRPLFIIKGKIIDA, encoded by the coding sequence ATGATTAGAAATATTCCAGAAGTTACGATTATAATGGCTACGTATAACCGGGCTCATTTTATCCTTGAAACTTTAAAATCTATCCAGAAGCAGAGTTTTCAAAACTGGAATTGTTTGATCATCGACGATGGTGGGAGTGATAACACTTTTGACGTGATTGAACCAATTCTTAATGCTGATACACGCTTGAAATACCAACAGCGGCCTAAAAATTATAATAAAGGTTTACCCGGTTGCCGAAATTATGGTCTGGATATAGCTACCGGAGAGTATATATTGTTTTTTGATGATGACGATATCGCTCATCCAGAATTGTTAGCAATTTCACATTCAGAGTTATCTAAAGGGGAGTTCGATTTTAGTAGATTTAAAAGGGAAACTTTTCAAGGAGAGTTTTTTTACAACTTCGATAATAATGCAAACATAACACGTGAATATTTAGGTGTAGAGAAGATCGAAAAAGTAGTCCTGAATGAAATTCCTTTTAATTCATGCCAGATTTTATGGAATAGAAGGTGTTTTGAAAATAAGCGGTTTAAGGAAGATTTAATGTACGCTGAAGAATGGGAACTTTACTCCAGGATTTTATCTGATAACTCTAAGGGAGTCTTAATTAATAAAATACTAATGTATGGGCGTAAGCATGCTAATTCTAATACGGGAGAATATATGAGTGGAAACCAAATAAGGATTCAGTCTCATATAGAAGCTTATATTTTGGTATTCAAAAATTTAGTGACTAAAGACTTAATAACTCAAAATCTTTTAAAGCATTTTTTACAGATGAGTTTTTATTTTAGGTCAACGCGAATGATAAAACTGGTGTTAAAAAAATCTAATTATTCTAGTACACGCAAGCAATTGTATAGGGCAGGATTCTATTTTTATCCGTTAATTAGACCTCTTTTTATTATAAAAGGTAAAATAATCGACGCTTGA
- a CDS encoding glycosyltransferase, whose amino-acid sequence MIEKLSIVIPCYNDPLFIEESIDSAISQSYGNKEVIVVDDGSNFETKGIIKSFKSKIDLIITQDNKGLSAARNKGIQEANGEYIIVQDSDDYFDSSFGEKAINIIRSNENCKIVTCEARRFSQTGTIDIFTPVGGNLQNFLFQNSAIGNALFRKDDFLKIDGYDEEMTQGFEDWEFYIRLLALGGYAHVIKEPLFNYRQKNISMRKKANQIQFEIWEYIFKKNRHLYLSSYDKLIENYTKTLRKERNQFLKLKDSKEYILGGLVLKPFRYLKKRFLS is encoded by the coding sequence ATGATAGAAAAACTATCTATAGTAATCCCGTGTTATAATGATCCTTTGTTCATTGAAGAAAGTATAGATTCTGCCATTTCTCAATCTTATGGAAATAAAGAGGTTATTGTCGTAGATGACGGTTCAAATTTTGAAACTAAGGGAATTATAAAAAGTTTTAAATCAAAAATTGACTTAATAATAACACAGGACAATAAAGGATTAAGTGCAGCAAGAAATAAGGGGATTCAAGAGGCTAATGGAGAATATATCATCGTACAGGATAGTGATGATTATTTCGACTCTTCCTTTGGTGAAAAAGCAATTAATATTATAAGATCAAATGAAAACTGTAAAATTGTAACTTGTGAGGCCAGAAGATTTAGTCAGACAGGAACTATAGATATTTTCACTCCGGTAGGAGGGAACCTTCAAAATTTCTTATTTCAAAATTCAGCGATCGGAAATGCATTATTTAGAAAAGATGATTTTTTGAAAATTGATGGTTATGATGAGGAAATGACTCAGGGTTTCGAAGATTGGGAGTTTTATATTCGTCTTTTAGCGTTGGGGGGATATGCACATGTCATTAAAGAACCATTATTTAATTATAGGCAGAAGAATATTTCAATGCGAAAAAAAGCAAATCAGATTCAATTTGAAATATGGGAATATATTTTTAAAAAAAATCGTCATTTGTATCTTTCCAGTTATGATAAATTGATCGAGAACTATACTAAGACATTAAGAAAGGAAAGAAACCAGTTTTTAAAATTGAAAGATTCAAAAGAATATATCTTAGGGGGCTTAGTACTAAAACCTTTTAGATATTTGAAAAAAAGATTCTTATCCTGA